GGGCGTACGACTCATAAAGGTTTTCCAAAATACGCATTTGATCTTTGGAAACACGATCGGGACGGCGGAAGTCATAAGTGTTAAGCCTTTTTTCACTTAAATCTTCTTCGTCTTCGGCGGCATTGTAATCGTAAAGCCACGAAACAAAACTGTCGGGAGATGGCGCAAAAACATTACTTTCTTCGCCTGCTAAAGCAAGGTGTGCGCTCGGAGAAACAGGAGACACCGAAACCTCGGAACCCGCAGAAGAAGCCTCCGACAAAATATCGCCGCCGTCGGCAACTGCCGTTAAGAGCGCATCGATTTCGTCTTGTGATAAAATTTCACTCATTTTGTCCTCCCTGTTTATTAGACAAGGCGCGCCTTGTCTCTACGTATTACCGCTTTATTGAACGAGAAACTCCTCAATATAAACGTTCGATAATCTGCCGATATTTGCAGGCGCTATTACCGAATTTATTTCAGTCAAAAGCATAGAGCGAATATGGTCTCTTATACCGGGATTAGTCGCTTCTTCAAATGACAAAGTGGACAAATAATCGTGCACTTTGCTTCGAATTTGCGTTTCTATTCCCAAAAGCCCCGACTGAATTCTGGCGTTCGCTCTGTCGGTATTATCGGTAGCAAGCGCAAGCCGCACTCTCATAAAATTCATCCCCTGCGTTCCTGCAATGCTCACGGTTGTTTCCATATTAAATACTATAGCCTCGTGCATAGGATTTATCTTTTTTACAGCTTCGGGATGATTGATTTCGTCCCAACCTGCTCCGCCGCCGCTGGGAAGCGCAAATTGCACAAGCACAAACGCCACTAACGCCTGAACCACCAAAAGCACCGCTATAACTACAACAATATTAGGACCCGACTTCGGTTTGGGCGCCTCTTTAACTTTTTTTTCTCTTTCCTCTTGTTCTTCCGACATTTTACTACTCCTTCAAAAGGTTTTTGTGTTTATATTCAAAAGTTGTGCCAAACATAAAAAAATATGTTTTTCTTAATTTTTGATTATCGTTTATCAAGATATTCTATATATACTTCAATCCGCCTGTTTTCGCGCCTTCCCGCCTCTGTAGCGTTAGAAGCGACAGGACGGAACTCGCCGTAGCCTACTGCCGAAAGACGTGAAGGGGCAACGCCGTTTTGGTATAAATATCTCAGAACGGCTACTGCTCTGGCGGCAGATAATTCCCAGTTGGAAGGAAATCTTGCTGTTCTTATGGGGACATTATCGGTATGTCCCTCAACGCGGACTTCGCGGTCGGGCATATCATTGGCTATTCTGGTGATTTCTTGCAAAATTGTGGAAAAGTCGGCGTGTAATCTGTCGCTTCCGGGGTCAAAACTTACCCTGTCCGATATTCTTATGGCAATTCCCGAGTCGGTCACTTCAACTTTAACCGCATCCTGCAAGTTTTCGCGTTGTGCAACTTCTCTGATACGCATTGCGGCGTCGGCGGCAATGCGTTTGTTTTGTGCGTCTCCGCCAAGTCGCGGACGTATTACTTCTTGATGTATCGGAACTGTCGGCAAGCTTGTCATAACACCGTTAAACGCCTGTTGAAAAGAACTTGCCGCCAAATCGAATTTACCCGGATCCACGGTAGAAAGCGCGAAAAGCAAAACAAAGAAACACACAAGAAGCGCCATCAAATCGCTGTACGATGTCATCCATTCTGCTATTTTTTGTTTACAGGGAGGACATTTTTGCTCTTCTATATTTTCTTCAGGCATATCCCCTCCTATCGCTGTTTAATAACCTTTGTCCTGTTTATGGGGTCAAGACACGCGGCGAGTTTTTGTTCTACAATTCTTGGGTTATCGCCCGCGACAATCGACATAATTCCTTCTATCATTATGTTTTTTATCAGCATTTCTTTTTTGGTTTTTTCGGAAAGTGCGTTTGCCAAAGGGGTGAAGACGCAGTTCGACAAAATAGCGCCGTAAAGAGACGTAATAATCGCAATAGCCATATTAGGACCCAAACTTTCGATGTCGGTTAGGTTTCCAAGCATCAAAACAAGACCTACGAACGTTCCTATCATTCCCATAGCGGGAGCAAGACCTGACATATATTCAAAAAGTTTTACGTAGTCTTCGTGGCGCGCTTCTATTCCTGTTAGTTCGGTTTTCATAATGTCGCGAATAAGCCCTGCCTCGGTGCCGTCAACTGCGAGGTTAAGCCCGCGTTTAAGGAATTCGTCGGGGATTTTGTTTGCGCCGCTCTCTAATGCCAAAATACCTTCTTTACGCGCCTTTTCCGCAAAATCCACCAACGTTTTTATAGTTCCGATGGGGTCGCCTTTTTCGCCTCCGATTGCCTGCGCCAGAACCGACGGAATTTTAATGGTTTTAGCCAACGGAAAAGAAGCAAACCCGCCCGCAAATGTTCCCAATATCACAATCTGAATTGAGGGAATGTCGAAAAAAGCGCCTAATGCCGCAGGTCCTGTTGTTCCCATCATAGCCATAATGACCAAGGCAAGCATCGTAACTATTCCGACGATTGTCGCTATATTCATTGTTCTTCCTCACTTTTCTTATTGACTACTCTCAGCGTTCCGCCACAGTTTTTTCGGTATTCCACCGCCATTTGAACAACTTCGTCCACGCTGTTTTTCACTACATAAAAGTTTCCTGTATAGAGTTTTATCTTCGTGTCCGGATTTGCCTCTACAGCCTCTATTAAGTCGGCGTTGAGTATGAATTCCTGACCGTTCAATTTCCGTAAAACTATCACCAAAACACTCCTTTTGCGAAACAAATCCGTGAGAATATAATTTTTGCCGCAAATCGATGGGGGATTTTTTTTTGTTTTATATATATAAAATTTAACAATATCCCCAAAATGTAGGGGCAGGATGTAGGGGCGGGTTTCAAACCCGCCCTGTTTCAAAACCGGTGTATAAGGGCGGGTTTGAAACCCGCCCCTACAAATCACCGTCAATTATCTTACCAAATTCACCAATTCTTGCAAAAGCGAATCCGAAGTCGATATAATTCTCGCGTTCGATTGATAACCGCGCTGAGTTTTAATCAAATCCGTAAATTCCGCCGCCAAATCCACGTTCGACATTTCGAGCGCACCCGGTTTAATCGAGGATTTTGACGATGAGCCGGCTCTCAAAAGTACGCCGTTTCCGCTGTTATGCGATTCCGCCCACATACTGTCGCCTGTTCTCAAAAGTCCTGCGGGGTTTTGGAATTCAGCAACCAAAATCTGCGCCAAAGTTCTTGAGATACCACTCGAATAGAGCCCGTTTATTTCGCCTGTTTCCGTAATGGAAATGTCGAGCAGTTGTCCCATCGGATAGCCGTCCTGTGCTACGATTGCGGTTGTTGTCGGGCTTTCAAACTGGGTTATTCCCAAGTGCGAGCCTGCAAAGCCTACGTTTAATCTTATTGCCATTTCGCCCGAATCGTTGCGCGGGTCAAATCTGAAATCCGTGCTACCGTCGGCGAATTCCAACGAAGCAGGGCTTCCGTCGGGTGCAAAACTGAGGCGTCCGTGATTTCCGCTCAAAATCAGCTGTCCTTCGCGAGGCGTGATTTCCCAAAGCCATTCACCGGGAATTCCCGAATGCGTAAAGGTCATCATAAGAGTATGCGAGGCTCCCGTGTTGTCAAATACTTCTATGGAAGTCGAATGCACTTCTACATCTCTGTTCGCCTGAAACTGCGTTCCGTTCATATTGGCGTTAAATGCCGATGGCGGAGGAGTGTTCGGAGTAGCATTAGTTGCATTTATGGAAAGTCCCGTTATTGAAAATGCCGAACCGACTTGTCCGCGAATTACCAAACTTCCGACGGGCGCGCGCAAATCGCCGTCCGCCGCGTTGTTAATTTGAAGAGAACGAACTTCTTCTCCGCTGTCTGTCGGTACCAAATCGGGCAAGCGAAGTCGTGTTTGCATATAGAACATCAAATCCCCTATTGTTGTTGCAGGACCTACGGAACCGGCAGTAATACCGCCGTCAGAAAACATAAGTCCGCCGTCAGCACAAGGAGGTAAAGCAGTATTACCGACATTTGCATTAACCCTTATCTGGTCGCCGTTTTCCAAACCAAGTCCGCGTCCGTTTGAATCGCGCACCAAATGCAACGGAGTATCTTCATTGGCAGCGGTAAGTAAACCTCCGATAGATGTGTGAGTAGCACCTGCAAGAGCGTCGGGCCACTGAAACACGTTCGCCACAAAACCGTCCGAAGTAGGTCTTGTAATGTTTCTTACGGCAAGGTTTGTCACATCACTAATTCCAGCTGTGTTGCCAACGCCACTTATTTCCAATCTGCCGTCAGGGGTAATATCTACTACCACTGGTGCTCCTCCCGTTGCAATTTCAATCGCCCGCCTCAAATCCTCAAGCGTTGCTACTGTGCCGTCGGTAGGGTCAGGAGCAGGGGTGGAATTGTAAGCAACAACTCTGAATGTTTGATCCACAGTTGTACCGGTTGCATCTGTAAATGCTACACGAAGCTCATCGTTTTCCCTAATATTAAGCGAATTTCCGTTATGGTCAAAAAGTCCTGTTAAAAGAGTGTTTTCACGACCTGCCGTCGTATCAAGTTCGTGCGAAGTAAAGAACGAAGCCGTGTGTATCCAGCTTCCGCGTCCCATACCGTTTGCGTTAAGATTACAAGCAAAAGTAATTTCTTCCGTTGCACGCGCGGGCAATTTGTCCGTAAACGGAATTTTAATAGGACCGGGAAGCGCTGAGCCGCGTATTACTCCGCTGCTGTCTGCAGTAAGTCCGAGCAAGTTCATTCCGTTTGTGGGAGATACCAAATATCCTTGTGCGTTTAATTGCAATGCGCCGTTTCTGCTGTAAAATGTGCCGCCGCGTCCGTTAGTGAAAGCAAAAAAACCGCGTCCTTCAATAGCCAAGTCGGTAATTTGACCTGTGCTTTGAAGCGAGCCTTGTTCCATAATGCTGTCTATGGAGCCTACCGCCATTCCGAGACCTACTTGCATAGGGTTAACTCCGCCGTGGTCTCCTACGGGTCGTTGCGCTCCGCGAAGCATTTGTGTAAACCCTTCTTTCATTGTTATTCTCTGCGACTTAAACGCAGTTGTATTAACGTTTGCAATGTTGTGGGACGTTACGTCCATCATAAGTTGGTGGTTTCTTAAACCCGAAACACCTGTGTAAAGTGACCTAACCATAATAATACCTTCTTTCTTTGTTTTAGCTGCACGAAAAAAATCAGTCGTTCATTTTTCCGTATGTCTCCAAACCGTTTTAGGTTTTAGGTCCGACATTAAATTATTGCAGCCGAATCAATATTAGTAAAAACGTTTTCCTTAAAATTTTCACCGTCAATTGCGGTGATTACCGTTCTGCTCGGGACATTCACGATAAATGCGGACTTATCGCCGAATATCAGAGCGTCTCTTCCGCCCTTTAAAGCAACATCTCTTACCGCTTGGTTGAGTTTTTGCTTTAATTCTTCACAAATTTCAATTCCCCTGCTCTTAATCCTGTTTTCCGCGTGAGCCGAGAATTTTAATTCCTGCGGGACTACCTTGTCTTTCAGTAAATCGCCGAAATTTAATCCCGTGCCGCGATATTGCTGAATTTTTGTTTGTAGTAGGTCCGGCGACACTCCCGCTAATTGGTCGCTGACCTTTTTTACGTCCATATATACCTCCTTGTTTTATTTCCTAAGCCGAATTTTCACTGTCTTCTTCTTGATTTTTCGGAGCAGTCAATGACAAAATTTTCGTAGCATCCACTTCTACTCTTCCGTTTGCTGTTTGAACTACCATAATCGGCACGCCGTTTTTATTTGTGATACCTGTTATGGTTCCGCTTTGGAAAAGTCTTGCACCATTGCCCGAAACTTCTATTGTGTATCTGTCGGAACCGCTGTAGCTTCTTGTCGGCATTTCAAATTCTCCGTTTGAGCTTAATTGCGTAGCCAATACCGTTTGACGATGGACTTCTCTGCCCGCAGAATCTCTAACAATAACCTGTGTTGAGGGAGCGCCTCCCAAATCTATTTGGAATTTAACTTCACCATTCGGACGCGGCTCATATCCGATAGTCTCTTCCCTGAGAATTCTCGTTTCAAATCCGATAAGCGCCAACGCCTGTCCCATACTTAAAGAAGACGACGTCGAACC
The sequence above is a segment of the Chitinivibrionia bacterium genome. Coding sequences within it:
- a CDS encoding flagellar basal body-associated FliL family protein codes for the protein MSEEQEEREKKVKEAPKPKSGPNIVVVIAVLLVVQALVAFVLVQFALPSGGGAGWDEINHPEAVKKINPMHEAIVFNMETTVSIAGTQGMNFMRVRLALATDNTDRANARIQSGLLGIETQIRSKVHDYLSTLSFEEATNPGIRDHIRSMLLTEINSVIAPANIGRLSNVYIEEFLVQ
- a CDS encoding flagellar motor protein MotB, which gives rise to MPEENIEEQKCPPCKQKIAEWMTSYSDLMALLVCFFVLLFALSTVDPGKFDLAASSFQQAFNGVMTSLPTVPIHQEVIRPRLGGDAQNKRIAADAAMRIREVAQRENLQDAVKVEVTDSGIAIRISDRVSFDPGSDRLHADFSTILQEITRIANDMPDREVRVEGHTDNVPIRTARFPSNWELSAARAVAVLRYLYQNGVAPSRLSAVGYGEFRPVASNATEAGRRENRRIEVYIEYLDKR
- a CDS encoding MotA/TolQ/ExbB proton channel family protein, yielding MNIATIVGIVTMLALVIMAMMGTTGPAALGAFFDIPSIQIVILGTFAGGFASFPLAKTIKIPSVLAQAIGGEKGDPIGTIKTLVDFAEKARKEGILALESGANKIPDEFLKRGLNLAVDGTEAGLIRDIMKTELTGIEARHEDYVKLFEYMSGLAPAMGMIGTFVGLVLMLGNLTDIESLGPNMAIAIITSLYGAILSNCVFTPLANALSEKTKKEMLIKNIMIEGIMSIVAGDNPRIVEQKLAACLDPINRTKVIKQR
- a CDS encoding flagellar FlbD family protein; amino-acid sequence: MIVLRKLNGQEFILNADLIEAVEANPDTKIKLYTGNFYVVKNSVDEVVQMAVEYRKNCGGTLRVVNKKSEEEQ
- a CDS encoding flagellar hook-basal body complex protein; this encodes MVRSLYTGVSGLRNHQLMMDVTSHNIANVNTTAFKSQRITMKEGFTQMLRGAQRPVGDHGGVNPMQVGLGMAVGSIDSIMEQGSLQSTGQITDLAIEGRGFFAFTNGRGGTFYSRNGALQLNAQGYLVSPTNGMNLLGLTADSSGVIRGSALPGPIKIPFTDKLPARATEEITFACNLNANGMGRGSWIHTASFFTSHELDTTAGRENTLLTGLFDHNGNSLNIRENDELRVAFTDATGTTVDQTFRVVAYNSTPAPDPTDGTVATLEDLRRAIEIATGGAPVVVDITPDGRLEISGVGNTAGISDVTNLAVRNITRPTSDGFVANVFQWPDALAGATHTSIGGLLTAANEDTPLHLVRDSNGRGLGLENGDQIRVNANVGNTALPPCADGGLMFSDGGITAGSVGPATTIGDLMFYMQTRLRLPDLVPTDSGEEVRSLQINNAADGDLRAPVGSLVIRGQVGSAFSITGLSINATNATPNTPPPSAFNANMNGTQFQANRDVEVHSTSIEVFDNTGASHTLMMTFTHSGIPGEWLWEITPREGQLILSGNHGRLSFAPDGSPASLEFADGSTDFRFDPRNDSGEMAIRLNVGFAGSHLGITQFESPTTTAIVAQDGYPMGQLLDISITETGEINGLYSSGISRTLAQILVAEFQNPAGLLRTGDSMWAESHNSGNGVLLRAGSSSKSSIKPGALEMSNVDLAAEFTDLIKTQRGYQSNARIISTSDSLLQELVNLVR